Part of the Rhipicephalus sanguineus isolate Rsan-2018 chromosome 5, BIME_Rsan_1.4, whole genome shotgun sequence genome is shown below.
TGGTTGCTCTCATTTGTATCCATTGAGAGACATGAGCTTCGCGGCAAGAAACATTAACACATAGCGAAACTACGAGCGTGTGAATGCTCGCATGACTTAAAGTATTCACCTGTTTCGCCCTTCATCATACTGAAGCATATATTACAAGTGTTTTCCAGGTGTCCTTTACTTTACAGCGTTCCACGCTTCTCCGGGAGAAGTATCGATTTCGTCTGCACCGGTAACGCTTTCTTCGTGGGGCGATGTCAAGCTTTTCGTCGCCTCTCGTCCGGTCTATTCACCCCTAGCTCCATCCCGAAACTTTCCGCCTGGCCCTTCCGCCTGACCGCCTGACCCTTCCGCCCAATGTGTCTCTTTCCGGCTGCCGGCCGTAATCATGAGAGACTCCTTTGACGGACACGTAGTCTATGGCTGCCAGTTATTACAGCAAGCGCATGACTCACGCGAGCAGCTTCACTATACAACGTTGCTAGTTGGGCGAGATGGAACATGCGTCGCGTCcctgtcctctcgctcgtcttttGTCTAGTGTTTCCGCTCAATAGCAGTATGAAGCTTAACTATATCCTCCGTAGATTATGCGTAGATGCGTATGTGCGTCGGGACGTATGTTCGAGGCAGGGACAGAGTTAGattaagcagaaaaaaaataaattttctgCCCCACACTGCAGGAGGAAAAAAAGGAGGGAGGGCTGGGGGGCGGGCAGGAAACAgagtataataaaaaaaataaggcgaagcttgcactaagccacgcaaggcttgaaacagcgaacctggacgattctgaagactaatctggttgcttgtatGTTGTTTCTGGGCGTCAGCTAGGCGATGCAGGTTAtttttaggttgcttctatgtGGTAGCTGGGCTTCAGCtagagaggttcgacttaaaccgcagacagtcccagacacgacacggatgtccaaactccagagacggaagctcgcgctgaaaccaagcgtttgcacctctcataaaactacgggcacgtcgtcgttggcgttggcattccatcgcttcggggtcctcTCGCaactgcctttcccgtttccAAGTGTTCTCTCCTTGTACGCACGCGGGGTTTTCGGATCGCCGCCGCAATTgctttgcagccatttgttgggataactgttgccttctttcttttattgcgatagcaattatatggacagtctcggctggaaaatgtccgtccccgtcgccgtcattcaccgtatatgtataagtatgtatatatatagaaagtccacaaagaaaaataactaagaaattctttccgacgcgcggaatcgaacgggcgacctctcgttttgcaacccgccgcgttagacgttaggccacgacagcaccgtttctcagcctgctaacggtgagctatttatatacaccatgtaatggtttcttagtggccacatagatggcgcgacgtgcgcgcgtgtggcgcgctttaaagatcgtcgtcccgcccctgcgaacgccggtGCTCTTCGcgctacagggcgtcgtcgctttcgtgcgcttatctcaaggaaagaacggccggtggggtgcttcgcttcgctcgctgcagcggccacgtttgcgaaacgagcgcgcggttcaaacagaaataagtaacaactgtgacaattagttcgcgctcgtcttgtgtgtacctgttcgttcgttttgtgcgtcctgctttatgtttgagcagtgcgcttcaagtgtcgagctgtgacgcattagttcgtgctcgttctgtgtgcgttcttttcgtgcgtcctttgggctcgagcgacgcgctggcaatttcgagatgctttccgttcttcgcgttacattacaatttattgctatcgcaatcattgcttcgctgttgcggcgaaactgtgacttttttaatggaggttgtgtgtagtgggatttacccaatttctgtggcgtatacccgtttcatcaaggaattataccagctgaaaacagacgaacacaggaaacggtgaaggagacaggaagcTACCCGTTTatatccgtttatgatgatgatagttttttggtacaCGGTGAACaagaaacgatttgctaaacagcttcgtcgTTTCATGCATATACGTGCGCATGCTCCGCGCTTTATGAGTACAGACATAGAGCTGCTGGCTATAAATGTATGCTGAACACGTGTGCAATGTCTTTATGAGACCCGAGTTGAATTAGAACGCAGATGATCAAAATACACAGACGTCATCAGAAAGGCACAGACACACAGCAGTCGAACGCAGGCTTCATCCCACGATATGATCAAGGATTAGTCTGGCTCGTATATTGGACAGCAGATACACATAGATACAACTGGTGGAGGCGGATTAGGGCTCTATAATAACTAACTTTCATGACATTACCAAAAGTTTAAATATATACGCACTTGAAACTGTTGGCATTTGAGTAGAAGCAGGCATTCATTATACAAATGAAGACTCAAAAGAAGATTCTATATCTGACGTCGACTCTTCTATTTTGGCACCATCATTAAACATGGATTAGGTTAGATTACAATGAGAGCTAGCGTAGGTAGTCCGCCAATATTCTTAAGCATTTTCCTTTTTTATTCCATCCTTAGCCCGCTTTGAAGCGCTTATAGGAAACACCCATACTGTTGTGTTAGTGGGGGTTGCGTATACGGAGTGCTAGCGCTAGCTCTGCTAACAACATACTAGTATTGTCATCAACTTTCCCTTTAACGAATCTGATTACAAGGCTGCCACAGTTACACATTTGATGCGCAAGCTGAGAGAGCCCAGATACAGAATTTTTGACGTGTGCCGCGCTGGTGCAACGCGATGTTGATTAATTACAATGCTGAGAGCCGCCTCTGTCAGCTGATACACCTATAATCATCATGCGCTGGTAACTGACATCTTTATTTAATTCAGCGCGTCTTCGCCAAGTTACTTCGTCGTTGCTGAGAGCTTTGGAGGAAAAAAATTGAAACTTTTATCAAATTTGCATTGCAATGAAAGTTCTAGTTCTCAGGCGTAGGGGGAATCAGTATAAAATTTATTTAAGCAATATAGAACGAAGATAAGGTTCTTATAAATAAAGGTTGCCTTACTCAGCACAATCGACAAAGTTCATTACCAAAGGAAGGAATAATGGCACGAACGCATATatctaaaaaaagaagaaacgtcgTGTATGTACACTGtaacaaaatcgagtatttggggagtatttataccacacaacaataatcgtcatctggcttgatcgcgtttcctttcttgaaaacccggctctcgtcactttcctatcaagaatgctatgtcacgatgataacgcgcgccgttcgtgaccggaaagtgccagGACCGTGGTGATAaggcgaggaaagtacgcgaggtagatgacgatcatagctgtgtggcagaaatactaccaaaatactcgattttttttcttagagtgtatattaAGCTAACCTAATAAGGAGAATTACAAACAACGAAAATGGGACAGGCGCGTTGCTATGCTGGCAATATATGAGCATGCATATACGCGTACTATATCCAGTGGAATGTAAGCAATGAAGGGACATTTTGGAATATCGAGTAAGTAAACTTACATATACGCGGCATGGTATGATGATTTGTAGCATTTCACTTCACTGTTTCGTATCACTTCCGCGATATCATTTCGTTTTTCATAATACTCTTTTCTGTTCGCATCAGCGGAGAGCACGGCAAAGTTATGTGGGCGTAATTGTTTCTTTTTAAAGATAGCGTCCTCGAATTATCGTTGCTTTGTTTACTTGGCGCTGCAGCACTTTCTATTCCGTTTAACTTAACGCTTTTATAAGTGAATAGGTGTCGTTGATTTTAGTATACACATGACTCACCCATGGCCACCTTCATCCGTCATCTCTATACGAAGCAGTTTGTTTGACTGGTTGATTGATTCGATCAGAGTGGAATTACTTAAAAAATGAAGTCTGTTttcacttgccaaaaccacgatatgactaggAGGCGCAATGTAGGGGGACACCAAATTaatttaccgtgcacctaaacctaagcacataGCGTTTTTGTATTTAGCTTCCATAAAAATGTGATCGTCGTGGCTGGGAATCAAGCCCGCCTTCTCTGGCCTATACAGCTGTACAACAGCTGAGCAGCTAGGTTGTCAAATGTGGCAGGTTAAGGTCTAGGTATACAATTAATGTGGAACTTTGTTTAAAAATATGTCAAAGGTTTGAATGTACTTTATATCGCATTGGCACAATATCTTTAATAGTTCGTAAAGTGGGCCGGGAGGGGTTGCGGATGCACGAGAAATATACCGTAATTCATATAAAATTTCTTATAATATTTCTCATACTTATTATTTTGTGAAATCGTATAGATTTAAGGGACAGTCTGACTCTAAGAAAGGCTTTTTATCTCATTAGGCGCGTCCCTGAAATTGCTGTAATTTAGTTGCATTGTTTAGACCACATTTACTTCTTTGTTATATGCGCAGAAGTTGGAGCACATCTTTCTACTTCATTTCAGAGAGGTAGTCGTCGCTTATTCACAAATACCAATAAGCACTGAACCGCTTTGAACCTATGTAACATTGTCCACCGTTTATTAACAAATAACATTGGTTTAAACAAGATCTTAATTAATTGCTTTTAATATTCGGAACGTCGCGCATGTGTCGAGAAGGTTTGCTGCGTGATGTTCCGGAAGCACGCGACCAATAATAATGTATGCAGACAGGCACACCACGAAAACAAAAATTATGAAAGCAATAATCGCGGTTACGAAGAGCCAGAGAGGTGACTACCGGAAGCCTCCACGGGTAGTCATCGCGTTTCTCGCACTAAACATGACTTACTAGGCGTGAAAGAAAACGGCAAAAGGAAATAAAggagagataaataaagaaaaatagtATGACCAATCGCACAAAAGTGCGCGCAAAAATATTTGCCTGTACGCGAAGGCCTTTGTGGGAAATTAAATACGTCGCGTTCCCGAACCGCAGAAATAATATTCTTTGATCAGCTTGGTACACAGCAGCCTACAAACAATGTCCCCAGGGGATGTTTggcgcttttctttcttctttttccctgcaATTATGTGGTTTTTATAGCAGATTTCTTAATAAGAGGCTTCTTGTTCTACAAACCTTCACCCGCGACGGTAGAGTACGCTGGAATTCAAGGTGCTTAGAGTTTACCGTTCAACGTTGTTTGACAAGATTTCTCTAATGTGTGTAAGCTTGCTTAGTTATGTATTTCTTTacgtatttattcatttatttacaagGCATTGCGTAAGTAGAGAAATTTACAAGAAATGTACATATTGCATAATAAAATATATATAAGAATATATAATCCAATACAAATGAATGAAGACGATGGAAGTACATCAAAAAGTAACGAATATATAATGTAAAATTCTGTTatgaaaaaggcaaaaaaaaaagcgaattcaATAAAAATTTACTACTTCGAACGAGACACGAGTATTATGCGGCAATCAGGTGAACTATATCTAACTGAACAAAACGAATGCCGACTTTCGAGACGCAATCACGTCAACACATTGGAAAGATGGGTGAACTTTGCGCAAGTTCATGTCGAAGTCTTGAGATAAGGATAGTCATCCAGAAGTCGTGTGAAAGAGACTTCACGGTGTGTTTCctaccataagcgtgcgcagggttccccttcagggggggggggggggggttcgaaggttcgtcgcagcgcccccctccctattatgtcaatgtatgcggctgcctttgcgcccctcttctcgccccccccctacaatgtatagggctgactttgcgcccccccccccccttctcgcccccttgccccccccccccccccctgcgcacgcctatgtttccTCCTACAAAGCGTCCTCAATGGCAGGTTGCGAAATTCCAAAGCTGCATTTTTTGGCACTGTTCAGCATGTGCCCTCCTCAGTTCACCGGCGATGCGTTATCCTGCTAACGAACGCCACTAATGGCCTTGGCTCCGGATGCACAAACTTCGGGTTGTTGGCGGCCCGTAGCACGCGTTTACTTTTTCAACCACTTCTATTTCATTTTGAATTTGTCCGTTGAACAACTCACTTGGTacagaaggaaagcagatgatttttcaagggctcgtttatctttgttagacacaatattaatgataactaacagacaataacgccaaggaaagcacagggggtgTTAtgactgccggcggcaagtcatcttttcgtccactttactttcttcacatttatattctaaatactacagataacaccccctgtactttccttggcgttattgtctgttagttatcattaatattgtgtctcacTTGGTACAGAAAATAATAATCATCTACACCACGCGTTTTTGAGACATGATAAAATAAGGGAGGTTGACGCCCTTAGGTAGCCAGGTTATTCCTTGTCGCAAAATGCAACTCTATAATACAGTACGAACTGTCAACAGATGGGCACAAAGCACTGTGCATGAGTTTACAGAATGCAAAGAAATATGCAGGGGCGTATGAAGACATAAATATTTTAAATGTGCCTATATCATGATCCCAACTTCCTTATTCGTTGACTTAATTGTGTCCTTGAAGCAAAAATgctggcttgtttttttttcttttttgttttttttttgtcaaacggCGCCACTTCAGAACATGAAGAGAATGaagagaaggcagagaggtcaaccagacgcgcgtccgatttgctatcctacactgggggggaagggatgaaggaattcaaacaaaaaaagaagagggggaGAAAGCCCTGTCAGGGTACATGTGCGCATGTCCTTCACATGCCTACTAGCTAATGCTCAAGCAGGTCGATCTTCAAAACAGTAGCAATgcccgcgtcgctttgctggcctccGACGCGTAAGGCCGCGATCCGAGGGTCTTCTGAAAGCTGCCTGCCGTCTAGTTTGTTCAGCGCACTGCGTAGTACGTTGCGCTCGCTCACAAAACGATCACAGAAACACTCTAGACGTTCTATCGTTTCGTCACTGTTGCACGAGTCTCATgtggaggtgtctgccattcctaagCGAAAAGAGTCCATTTTCGTGAATgccactcctaaccacaggcggcacagtaatgTTTcgtcacggcgggagaggtgcgatggaattTGCAGCTTCTTTGATGGGTGTACTTTATGTATGCGACGGTTCCAGACTCTACCATGTTCGCAGTATTGAGACAAACTTGAGGTTTGAGGTATTTTGAGGTAGGAATTTGAGGTAAGTAAATAGTTGATCAACATATTCTTTTTCGCATAGTGCTGCCTATAGAGCTACAAACACAGCGACTTGTTAATCGAAACTCTGCAGTTTCATAGCCGCATGCCTATAGCCTTATGTATTTGTGGCCTTGCTTCAAGTCTTTTTGTCTAAGCGCGTTATTAAATCAATACATGGCGATCTGTTATCACTTTATTGATCCTACGAAGGTGTTACCTTGAAAAGAACGACCATTCGGCGTAAATGGCACCGTCCTAGCGCGAGCACAAGATAAGCATTGATATTAAACAAATAACGGCAAAAAAGGAAAAGTTATACGGCAAAATGTAGGCTGAAATTACATGTTGTTAAAAGGAGTAATTAAAATAACAACAATATTGTGAACAGCCGAGCAGCAGGAAACGAAAGAACGCTTTTTTGCGTGATGCCGGTGTATTTGTACATAGGCAGATCaggcttgcgcatgcgtggtCACTGCAATGCTTGATGACGTTGCGCCTGGTCACATCTTCCTTCccttgggaaaaaaaaagaaaaagaaacgaaaaaagaaacagaacacaAAATGTCTAAACGAAGGCACATTGAAAAAACCACTCAAAGTTCAATTTTCACTACATCCGCTGAACAGTTTGCGTTGGGCACTCTGGGAGAGGATAGCGTTGTGGCGCTCTTCGCTGTCTTGCGCTTCTACGCAGCGCTTCTTGAGGTGCTTGCTGCTCGGTGGTGCACGGCTGCGGACTGGATTGCGCGGACGCTGTCGCGCTTTCTGGCTGCTGCGAGAGAACCTGCCCGTTTGTGGACCTGAGGTGTTCCCTCGTGCGTCGTAGATGCTGGCCGTTCTCAGTCGCAACAATATAAGAGCGTGGTGTACTTGCCGGGCCCATGACGACTGCTGGTGCCCAGGTCTTGTTTATTGTATCATAAACAGATACTGTGGACCCACTGTGCACTTCCGGTAGATTCCGGGTTGATCTGTTGTAGAAGACGCGTTGTTTTCGCCGTATTTCGTCGAGGCGCTTTCGGACAACTTCGGTCGGCACGGTTTGGGGTTCTAGGTGACAGTCTAGTACGGGCAGCTTGGTCCTCGTCTGTCGACCCATGAGCCGTTGGACGGGTGACTTTAGGCGGTCATCCCTTGGCATGTTTCTCCATTCAAGCAGGCCGCTGTAAAACTCCAGTGTTCCAAACCTGCACTTCTTCAGTAGTTTCTTTGCTTCCTGGACGGCCCTTTCAGCCATGCCGTTACCGCGAGGGTAATGCGGACTGGAAGTCACGTGGATGATGCCCAGCTGCGTTGAAAAAACACGGAAGCACGTGCTATTGAACGGGGGGCCGTTATCGCTGCATATCTTTGCTGGTATGCCGTGCGTGGCGAAGATTTGCATGCACACGTTTGTCACTGCTTCTGCCGTAGTTCGATGCATCTGCTTGATCtcgaaaaaaaaggaatagaaatCCACCACAACCAGGTATTCATGGCCTTCGTGATAGAAAAGATCGATTCCGACTACTTGCCACGGCAAAGTAGGTATATCGGGACTAAGCATTGGTAGCTTGGCGTTCCTGCTCTTGTACCTTTGACAAAGTTGACACGCCTTCGCTAGAGCTGCAATATCCGCCGACATGCCTGGCCAGTACATAACTGCTTTGGCTCTTGCCTTCATCTTTTCTTCACCCCCGTGTGCCGCGTGAAGCAAACGAAGTACTTCTTGCCTTTTTGTTGGCGGAATGACCAACTTGTTGCTTCTTAGGAGAAGGCCATCTTCGACGTGAAGTTCGTCGCGGTAGTTCCAATACGCTCGTGCGGTCTCAGACACCTGAAGCTTGCTCTcaggccattctgtgcttgaataGCTGCACAGTTCGGTCATTGTTGCATCCTTGAGTACCTCTTCCCGGATTTCCTGCAGTTGCCGATCAGAGACTGGAAGAGAAGAGAGAGCATGTACATGAAAATCCAGTGATTCTTCTTTCAGCTCCTTCTGGTTTGGAAAGCGCGAGAGTGCATCCGCTAGAAAGAGTTCTTTTCCTGGTTTGTAAACCACTTTTATAGGAAACCTTTGAAGGGAGAGTCTCATACGTTGCAATCGTAACGGGCACTCACATAGTGGTTTCCTAAATATTGACTCTAGAGGGCGGTGATCGGATTCGACGATTACTTCTGGCTGCCCTAGGATGTAGTCTTCAAACCTTGCGCACCCGTGAACAATGGCTAGCAGCTCTTTCTCGATTTGGGCGTACTTCTTTTGTGCTTCGGTAAACGAACGCGAAGAGTAGGCGATTGGGTGTCCACTTTGCAAAATAACTGCCCCTACCCCTTTCTGGCTTGCGTCCACGGACAACGTCAAGGGGACACATTTCGCAAAATAGGCGAGAACGGGTGCTTTTGTTAGGCAGGCGCGAAGTGTATTGAAGCTTTCTTGGGTCTCTTGTGTCCAGACCCAAGCCGTGTTCTTCTTCAATAGCTCCCGGAGGGGGGCAGACAATGCCGATATGTTGGGGATGAAACGCGCCACAAAGTTCATCATCCCGAGAAAAACCTGCAGTTTCTTACAATTTTGCGGTGGTGGCACGTGCAAGATGTCGTCTACTCTCCCGGGATCCAGGCAAAGTCCTTCTTGCGTGAAAATATGACCCATGTATCGAACTTGCGGCTGCAaaaaatgacacttttttttattcagctttAGGTTGTGCTCTCTGCATCTTGCGAACAAAGCTGCTAGATTTGTGTCATGCTCTTCTCGACAGGTTCCCCAAACGAGAATGTCATCCATTACAACGGCGACACCACTCAGGCCTTCCACTACCTGGTGCATTGCCCGCTGAAAAACTTCTGGGGCCGAGGCAATCCCGAAGGGCATGC
Proteins encoded:
- the LOC119393411 gene encoding uncharacterized protein K02A2.6-like encodes the protein MRLSLQRFPIKVVYKPGKELFLADALSRFPNQKELKEESLDFHVHALSSLPVSDRQLQEIREEVLKDATMTELCSYSSTEWPESKLQVSETARAYWNYRDELHVEDGLLLRSNKLVIPPTKRQEVLRLLHAAHGGEEKMKARAKAVMYWPGMSADIAALAKACQLCQRYKSRNAKLPMLSPDIPTLPWQVVGIDLFYHEGHEYLVVVDFYSFFFEIKQMHRTTAEAVTNVCMQIFATHGIPAKICSDNGPPFNSTCFRVFSTQLGIIHVTSSPHYPRGNGMAERAVQEAKKLLKKCRFGTLEFYSGLLEWRNMPRDDRLKSPVQRLMGRQTRTKLPVLDCHLEPQTVPTEVVRKRLDEIRRKQRVFYNRSTRNLPEVHSGSTVSVYDTINKTWAPAVVMGPASTPRSYIVATENGQHLRRTREHLRSTNGQVLSQQPESATASAQSSPQPCTTEQQAPQEALRRSARQRRAPQRYPLPECPTQTVQRM